The candidate division WOR-3 bacterium genome includes a region encoding these proteins:
- a CDS encoding 2TM domain-containing protein — MDEKQAYEQARKYVEERVNFYVHLLIYLFVNCVFIFINYRYNRGYWWFYFPLLFWGIGLFAHFISVFLFSPMVKEHWIRKKAQELLKTYSRENNQ; from the coding sequence ATGGATGAAAAGCAAGCGTATGAGCAGGCACGAAAATATGTTGAGGAACGAGTCAACTTTTATGTGCATTTGTTAATTTATTTGTTTGTCAATTGCGTGTTTATTTTTATTAATTACCGTTATAATCGTGGTTATTGGTGGTTTTATTTTCCTTTACTCTTTTGGGGCATTGGTCTTTTTGCCCATTTTATTAGCGTCTTTCTCTTTTCGCCAATGGTCAAAGAACATTGGATTCGGAAAAAGGCACAAGAACTATTAAAAACTTATTCAAGAGAGAACAATCAATGA
- the bamD gene encoding outer membrane protein assembly factor BamD: MKQYNLLSAWGFLLFIVTLCIGFFSTGCASRTVKKTEIVSQDTTSTTHRLYKTAREYLDNNDFEKSLELLYAIVDDFPKDELADDALYLIAEILSDPKNPDQDLDTAIEELERLIEDYPQSEYVARAKKMIKKLEKLLEEE; this comes from the coding sequence ATGAAACAATATAATCTTTTATCTGCTTGGGGATTTCTGTTATTTATCGTTACTTTATGCATAGGATTTTTTTCTACTGGCTGTGCATCTCGGACAGTTAAGAAAACAGAAATTGTGTCGCAAGATACGACAAGCACTACCCATCGTTTATATAAGACCGCACGGGAATATCTTGACAACAATGATTTTGAAAAAAGTTTAGAACTGCTCTATGCAATCGTGGATGATTTTCCTAAGGATGAACTTGCCGATGACGCACTTTATTTAATTGCCGAGATTCTAAGTGACCCGAAAAATCCAGACCAAGATTTAGATACTGCCATCGAGGAATTAGAACGGTTGATCGAAGATTATCCCCAAAGCGAATATGTTGCTCGTGCCAAAAAGATGATTAAAAAATTAGAGAAACTTTTAGAAGAAGAATAA
- a CDS encoding TldD/PmbA family protein, whose translation MIEILKTTLSSFEGMDYGELRFHERIATGISIRQGELETLASNIYSGVGVRALYQGGWGFSATSRIEVNEIKRAISDACASAKVASFGKVSKNVKLATAQLAKGKFAPIINDPLTNHTIEEKLDLVKNTESKLRKASKFIQSAKVAYIERLERKFIVTTDGAECEIIDSKPEFIIFAVGVDGKDMVESLEAVGVTGGWQDLFGRKSPDEFIESAIKRIEVLLKAGYPKGERTTVILDPGLVGLIAHEAIGHTVEADFVSAGAITKDKIGQRVASDLVTLFDSGPEGTAGGTILVDDEGVIAKKVVIIQNGILKSYLHNRQSAGEYGCEPTGNARAYEYSDEPIIRMRNTGVMPGNLSLAEIIDSTQNGYLLKGAKGGQADANAEFMFGVQEAYRITKGKIGECYRGVTISGQAFDVLMSVDAVSQDFQWDMGFGHCGKWQPAKVDGGGPYLRCQAIIGGRQ comes from the coding sequence ATGATTGAGATTTTGAAAACCACTTTAAGTTCTTTTGAAGGAATGGATTATGGTGAACTTCGGTTTCACGAACGGATTGCAACTGGAATTTCGATTCGTCAAGGTGAATTGGAAACTTTAGCATCTAATATCTATTCCGGTGTTGGAGTGAGAGCGTTGTATCAAGGCGGTTGGGGATTTTCGGCTACGAGTCGAATTGAAGTTAACGAAATCAAAAGAGCAATCAGCGATGCTTGTGCTTCGGCTAAAGTCGCAAGTTTCGGCAAGGTCAGCAAAAATGTGAAATTGGCTACAGCCCAATTAGCAAAAGGTAAATTTGCGCCGATAATAAACGACCCATTAACAAATCATACCATCGAAGAAAAACTGGACTTAGTAAAAAATACCGAAAGTAAATTAAGAAAAGCATCAAAATTCATTCAATCCGCTAAAGTCGCTTATATAGAGCGCCTAGAAAGAAAATTTATTGTTACTACTGATGGCGCAGAATGCGAAATTATTGATTCGAAACCAGAATTCATCATTTTTGCGGTTGGAGTCGACGGTAAAGATATGGTCGAATCCTTGGAAGCAGTTGGAGTCACAGGCGGTTGGCAGGATTTATTTGGCAGAAAATCACCTGATGAGTTTATTGAGAGCGCCATTAAAAGAATTGAAGTTTTGCTTAAAGCAGGTTATCCCAAAGGTGAAAGAACGACCGTGATTCTTGATCCGGGTTTAGTGGGCTTGATTGCACATGAAGCAATTGGCCATACTGTTGAAGCGGATTTTGTTTCGGCCGGTGCCATTACTAAAGATAAAATTGGCCAGCGGGTCGCCAGTGATTTAGTTACACTATTCGATTCTGGTCCTGAGGGAACTGCGGGTGGCACTATTTTGGTTGATGACGAAGGTGTGATAGCAAAAAAGGTTGTGATTATTCAAAACGGCATCCTGAAGTCTTATCTCCATAATCGCCAAAGTGCAGGTGAATACGGTTGCGAACCTACCGGCAATGCGCGTGCTTATGAATATTCTGATGAACCAATTATTCGAATGCGCAATACGGGTGTTATGCCGGGAAATTTAAGCTTAGCCGAGATTATTGATAGCACCCAAAACGGTTATCTCTTAAAAGGGGCTAAAGGCGGACAGGCGGATGCTAATGCAGAATTTATGTTTGGTGTGCAAGAAGCATATCGAATCACTAAGGGTAAAATCGGCGAATGCTATCGAGGAGTGACAATTTCCGGACAGGCATTTGATGTTTTAATGAGCGTTGATGCAGTTAGTCAGGACTTCCAATGGGATATGGGGTTTGGACATTGTGGTAAATGGCAACCAGCAAAGGTTGATGGTGGTGGTCCGTATTTGCGCTGTCAAGCCATTATTGGTGGTCGACAATGA
- the folE2 gene encoding GTP cyclohydrolase FolE2, translating to MFIVRDLQNEQDFRNIDIDKVGVKNLRYPIFLSDKAYKRQHTIAQINMYVNLPHNFRGTHMSRFVEILNRFHREIAIHNIGRILKTMKQELNAESAHIEISFPYFIEKTAPVSNSVGLMEYQCKFIGNLTEKMQLILGVAVPITTLCPCSKEMVKIGAHNQRGEIRVEVRFKGFLWIEDLIAMIEDCGSSPVYSLLKREDEKYVTEHAFQNPVFVEDVVRNVAQKLDKHPAIIWYRIEAESYESIHNHDAYASLEKKIVPSG from the coding sequence ATGTTTATTGTGCGCGACCTTCAAAACGAACAAGATTTTCGCAATATTGATATTGATAAAGTTGGTGTCAAAAATTTAAGGTATCCGATTTTTCTTTCAGACAAGGCTTACAAAAGACAACATACCATTGCTCAAATCAATATGTATGTTAATCTACCCCATAATTTTCGTGGCACCCATATGAGTCGATTTGTAGAAATTCTTAATCGTTTCCATCGGGAAATTGCAATCCATAATATTGGTAGGATTTTAAAGACGATGAAGCAGGAGTTAAATGCCGAATCAGCCCACATTGAGATATCATTTCCTTATTTTATTGAAAAGACCGCACCAGTTTCAAATTCAGTGGGATTGATGGAATATCAATGCAAATTTATCGGCAATCTCACTGAAAAGATGCAGTTGATTCTTGGCGTCGCCGTGCCAATTACAACTTTATGTCCTTGTTCTAAAGAGATGGTAAAAATCGGCGCACATAATCAGCGAGGCGAGATTCGGGTTGAAGTGCGTTTTAAGGGCTTTTTGTGGATTGAAGACCTTATTGCGATGATTGAAGATTGTGGCTCTAGCCCGGTCTACTCCCTATTAAAACGCGAAGACGAAAAATATGTAACCGAGCATGCTTTTCAGAATCCGGTTTTTGTTGAAGATGTTGTGCGCAATGTTGCGCAAAAATTGGATAAGCACCCCGCTATTATCTGGTATCGAATTGAAGCCGAAAGTTATGAATCAATCCATAATCATGATGCGTATGCATCTTTAGAAAAGAAAATCGTTCCTTCAGGTTAA
- the tilS gene encoding tRNA lysidine(34) synthetase TilS: MTNSFEKKVLNTIKKYRMLAKGDKVLVGFSGGPDSMALLYCLKRLKPVLNIHLYAMHVNHQLRPKLADKDEKFSRQVCKDLKIPIRTRKINVTNYAKQNKLSIEEASRVLRYQYLQKTAYQLGCSKIALGHQANDNVETVLLNLTRGTGLIGLGGIPPIRDNIIRPLIEIPREEIMHYLKKNNLEYCEDLTNIELGYRRNYIRHKILPLLKEINPNLIATISHTSELIRTCNEYINQVTKNALADVLLRQTDRSIILDIKKLLSYNLFIERQIIKTLIPNLEFEQIEAILTLTKDKISGRRLKLPEDLWVWKEYDKLYFEKPNNKNNNLKTKQWLIDINKTTKIKELDIEVTTKLKSIKNKQDLMQIFEFIKHPTSTNLTNTLDLLTSHPKIVLSEWFDMSEISLPLSIRLRRAGDQFIFKKGQIKKLKDVLIDEKIPLRIRNRLPLLCDAKNILWIIGLRRAQIGLISNKTKAILEVQVKV, encoded by the coding sequence ATGACAAACTCGTTTGAGAAAAAGGTCTTGAATACTATTAAGAAATACCGGATGCTTGCCAAAGGTGATAAGGTTTTAGTCGGTTTTTCTGGCGGTCCGGATTCTATGGCTCTATTATATTGTCTTAAAAGATTAAAACCGGTACTAAATATCCATCTATATGCAATGCACGTCAATCATCAGTTACGTCCTAAACTCGCAGATAAGGATGAAAAATTTTCTCGCCAAGTTTGTAAGGACTTAAAGATCCCAATCAGGACACGTAAGATTAATGTAACGAATTATGCAAAACAGAACAAATTGTCCATAGAAGAAGCATCACGGGTATTAAGGTATCAATATCTCCAAAAAACTGCTTACCAGTTAGGTTGTTCTAAAATTGCCCTGGGACATCAGGCTAATGACAATGTGGAGACGGTCTTATTAAATTTGACTCGCGGAACAGGACTAATTGGTTTAGGTGGGATTCCGCCTATCCGGGATAATATCATTCGTCCGTTAATTGAAATCCCACGCGAGGAGATTATGCATTATCTTAAAAAGAATAACCTTGAATATTGTGAAGATTTAACTAATATTGAATTAGGTTACCGACGCAATTATATTCGACATAAAATATTACCTCTGCTCAAAGAAATCAATCCCAATTTAATTGCGACAATCTCTCACACCTCTGAACTGATACGCACTTGTAATGAATATATTAATCAGGTCACGAAAAATGCTTTAGCCGATGTCTTATTAAGACAAACTGACCGCTCCATTATCCTTGACATCAAAAAACTTTTATCATATAATTTATTTATTGAAAGGCAAATTATTAAAACTCTAATACCAAATTTGGAATTTGAACAGATTGAGGCGATTTTAACTTTAACTAAAGATAAAATTTCCGGCCGTCGGCTGAAGTTACCCGAAGACCTATGGGTCTGGAAGGAATATGATAAACTATATTTTGAAAAACCAAATAATAAAAATAATAATCTAAAAACTAAACAGTGGCTAATCGATATTAATAAAACCACAAAGATTAAAGAATTAGACATTGAAGTAACAACAAAACTTAAGTCGATAAAAAATAAACAAGACCTTATGCAGATTTTTGAATTCATTAAACATCCAACTTCAACTAATTTAACAAATACGCTGGACTTATTAACTTCTCATCCTAAAATAGTGTTAAGTGAGTGGTTTGATATGTCAGAAATCTCCTTACCTTTATCCATTCGTCTACGCAGAGCTGGTGACCAATTTATATTCAAAAAGGGACAAATTAAGAAATTAAAAGATGTCCTAATTGATGAAAAAATTCCTTTAAGAATAAGAAATCGATTGCCTTTATTATGTGATGCAAAAAATATCTTATGGATTATTGGATTGCGACGGGCTCAGATTGGTCTAATCAGTAATAAGACAAAAGCAATATTAGAAGTGCAAGTAAAAGTGTAA
- a CDS encoding TldD/PmbA family protein, protein MTELLELGELAVKKALDLGADEVEIYLVKGKSFNVSFETNDIKLAKSHITDGCGIRIFKNQGLGFASVNILSQTKIVDAVSNAVRLANLAPSDNGNILPVPSGTMPEVQDIYDPLVENLTMDDVLNYARNLLKTALNYDKRITVDSGVFAGFYGDRAVVNSKGIKVWEKASSFEYGIMGMARDNKEVSCFQYEFDATRKLSDINVEKVAMNFAEKVLRTLGAKKGETFKGTVFLEPEVLTELLEVIINAVSANNVQKRMSQWIGKLNQKVTSECLSIEDNGLLPGAPASSAFDREGVYRKPLTIVEQGVLKSYLYDSYCANKENRTSTAHAVGGFRSIPSVGASNIIVKPGKDPKQKLIQEIKNGIFVTRLSTQPNPFSGDFSGVVKGGFLIKEGELVQPVIETMIADNIFTLLNKISGLSIETKKISKFFVPYCRIEDVSITSG, encoded by the coding sequence ATGACGGAATTATTGGAATTAGGTGAACTTGCGGTCAAAAAGGCTTTAGACCTGGGAGCAGATGAGGTCGAAATTTATTTAGTTAAAGGTAAGTCCTTTAATGTTTCATTCGAAACTAATGACATTAAATTAGCCAAAAGTCATATTACTGATGGCTGTGGCATTAGAATTTTTAAGAATCAAGGATTAGGATTTGCCTCAGTTAATATTTTATCTCAGACAAAGATTGTAGATGCAGTTAGTAATGCGGTGCGTTTAGCCAATTTAGCACCAAGCGATAACGGCAATATTTTGCCCGTGCCCAGCGGAACTATGCCTGAAGTCCAAGACATTTACGACCCATTGGTAGAAAATCTGACAATGGATGATGTCTTGAATTATGCGAGGAACTTACTTAAAACTGCACTTAATTATGATAAACGCATCACTGTCGACAGTGGAGTCTTCGCAGGTTTTTATGGCGATAGGGCGGTTGTCAATTCAAAAGGTATTAAAGTTTGGGAAAAAGCCAGTTCTTTTGAATATGGTATTATGGGAATGGCACGTGATAATAAAGAAGTGTCTTGTTTTCAGTATGAATTTGACGCTACCCGAAAACTTTCGGACATAAATGTGGAAAAAGTTGCAATGAATTTTGCGGAAAAAGTTCTTAGAACCTTAGGTGCCAAAAAAGGTGAAACATTTAAAGGAACAGTATTCTTAGAACCAGAAGTTTTAACTGAGTTGTTAGAAGTTATTATTAATGCAGTCTCAGCCAACAATGTCCAAAAAAGAATGAGTCAATGGATTGGTAAATTAAATCAAAAAGTAACATCAGAGTGTTTATCGATTGAGGACAACGGCTTATTACCCGGAGCACCGGCATCAAGCGCTTTTGACCGAGAGGGTGTGTATCGAAAACCGTTAACGATTGTTGAACAAGGAGTGTTAAAATCCTATTTATACGATTCCTACTGTGCTAATAAAGAGAATCGAACTTCAACTGCTCATGCTGTTGGTGGTTTTCGTTCAATTCCTTCAGTCGGAGCAAGTAATATTATCGTCAAGCCGGGAAAAGACCCAAAACAAAAATTAATTCAGGAGATCAAAAATGGAATTTTTGTAACCCGGCTTTCGACACAACCAAATCCGTTTAGCGGTGATTTTTCCGGTGTGGTTAAAGGTGGTTTTCTAATCAAGGAAGGTGAACTGGTTCAACCAGTAATTGAAACGATGATTGCCGATAATATCTTTACCTTATTAAACAAAATATCTGGACTATCTATTGAGACCAAGAAAATTAGTAAATTTTTTGTCCCATATTGTCGCATTGAAGATGTCTCTATAACCAGCGGTTAA
- a CDS encoding gamma-glutamyl-gamma-aminobutyrate hydrolase family protein (Members of this family of hydrolases with an active site Cys residue belong to MEROPS family C26.) produces MITLIVNSYRVESEQKIAPYVEMVKKFSQCRVVKDVEIYNYANLLECDALVLSGSPDLITKGVYSRGYLEFLHHITLPCLGICYGHQMLAKAFGGTVLAGKERIEGNEVVRIIKYDPLFQGLPPEISVKESHQEYVSLNSLTVAGFEVLANSPSCEVEAMKHLELPIYGVQFHPERSGSIGETIFQNFFNIVRRLKHGN; encoded by the coding sequence ATGATAACGCTAATTGTTAATAGTTATCGTGTTGAGTCCGAACAGAAAATCGCACCTTATGTTGAAATGGTAAAGAAATTTAGTCAATGTCGAGTTGTCAAAGATGTGGAAATTTATAATTATGCTAATCTACTTGAATGCGATGCCTTAGTGCTCTCGGGGTCGCCGGACTTAATAACTAAAGGTGTTTATTCCCGGGGATATTTAGAATTTTTGCATCACATTACGCTTCCTTGTTTAGGTATTTGTTATGGCCATCAAATGCTGGCAAAAGCTTTTGGTGGTACGGTGCTTGCTGGTAAAGAACGAATTGAAGGTAATGAGGTGGTCCGTATTATCAAATATGACCCTTTGTTTCAAGGATTACCGCCAGAAATTTCAGTAAAAGAAAGCCATCAAGAATATGTCTCATTAAACAGTTTAACTGTTGCCGGCTTTGAAGTTTTAGCCAATTCACCATCCTGTGAAGTTGAAGCGATGAAACATTTGGAATTACCAATTTATGGCGTGCAGTTTCATCCTGAACGGTCCGGGTCAATTGGCGAAACAATCTTCCAAAACTTTTTTAATATTGTCAGGAGACTAAAGCACGGTAACTAA
- a CDS encoding acetyl ornithine aminotransferase family protein encodes MSKPKIITSLPGPKAQKILRKDKKFISPSYTRSYPAVIESGEGCWVWDVDGNKFLDFNAGIAVCSTGHCHPEVVEAIKKQAERLLHMSGTDYYYPLQTELAEKLVEITPGGMNKRVFLCNSGTESVEGAFKLARYMSKRKYAIAFLGSFHGRTMGSLSLTGSKVVQKQGFGPLLPGIYHVPFAYCYRCAYNLEYPGCDFACVKYIEDELFKKIVPPEEVCGIFIEPIQGEGGYVVPPPGYFQKLRELCDKYGILLIDDEVQSGMGRTGKMLGIEHWETMADIYCIAKGIASGMPLGAFIANAGLMKWPSGTHASTFGGNPVCCAAALATIKLLENGLIENAQKVGAVIMKRLETLQAKYEVIGDIRGKGLMIGMELVEDSISKRPLTEKRNAIIYKCFEKGLLMQGCGTTAIRFSPPLIVTEEEAHTALDIFESALKSVLRG; translated from the coding sequence ATGTCTAAACCTAAAATTATTACAAGTTTACCTGGACCAAAGGCTCAGAAAATATTACGCAAAGACAAAAAATTCATATCACCTTCTTACACAAGAAGTTATCCTGCTGTTATTGAATCTGGTGAGGGTTGTTGGGTTTGGGATGTTGATGGCAATAAATTTTTAGATTTTAATGCCGGCATTGCAGTTTGTTCCACTGGCCATTGTCATCCAGAAGTAGTTGAAGCAATTAAAAAACAAGCCGAGCGATTGCTTCATATGTCCGGCACTGATTATTATTACCCTTTACAAACCGAATTAGCCGAGAAGTTAGTCGAAATTACGCCGGGCGGTATGAATAAACGAGTCTTTCTATGTAATTCAGGGACTGAGTCGGTTGAAGGCGCTTTTAAGTTAGCACGCTATATGTCCAAAAGAAAATATGCTATCGCATTTCTGGGGTCATTTCATGGTCGAACTATGGGTTCACTGTCATTGACCGGTAGTAAAGTAGTCCAAAAGCAAGGATTCGGGCCTTTACTTCCGGGAATTTATCATGTTCCATTTGCCTACTGCTATCGTTGTGCTTATAATTTAGAATACCCCGGATGTGATTTTGCTTGTGTTAAGTATATTGAAGACGAATTATTTAAAAAAATAGTGCCTCCAGAAGAGGTTTGTGGAATATTTATTGAACCCATCCAAGGTGAAGGTGGTTATGTCGTTCCGCCACCAGGTTATTTTCAAAAGTTAAGAGAACTTTGTGATAAATATGGAATCCTATTAATTGATGATGAAGTGCAATCCGGAATGGGTCGAACTGGCAAGATGTTGGGCATTGAGCATTGGGAAACTATGGCGGATATCTATTGTATTGCTAAAGGCATTGCTTCAGGAATGCCTTTAGGTGCGTTTATTGCCAATGCTGGCTTGATGAAATGGCCTAGTGGCACGCATGCTTCTACTTTTGGCGGCAATCCGGTTTGTTGCGCAGCAGCTTTAGCTACAATAAAACTTTTAGAAAATGGCTTAATTGAAAATGCCCAAAAAGTTGGGGCGGTCATAATGAAACGTTTAGAAACTTTACAAGCAAAATATGAAGTAATTGGCGATATTCGGGGTAAAGGATTAATGATTGGTATGGAACTGGTTGAGGATTCGATCTCCAAACGACCTTTAACTGAAAAACGAAATGCTATCATTTATAAATGCTTTGAAAAAGGACTGCTGATGCAAGGATGTGGCACAACTGCAATCCGATTCTCACCGCCGCTAATTGTTACTGAAGAAGAAGCCCATACCGCATTAGATATTTTTGAGTCCGCACTGAAGTCGGTATTACGCGGATAA
- the ftsH gene encoding ATP-dependent zinc metalloprotease FtsH, with the protein MARQPLRNPVISNLIIWLLIFLSVWAIWNFFGSRKTGRISIEYSLFIKELNNGNVKSVIITEKEITGTLKQESEIPNPRGKTKYKEFKTYIPFDDPNLVTKLIEHNVSIIAKPPSPWGSIIVSAIPWILILGLWILFIRRMSSGTDRAFSFGKSRARLFTTDRPKITFDDVAGVEEAKEELKEVIEFLKAPQKFQKLGGKIPKGVLLVGPTGTGKTLLARAVAGEAGVPFLSISGSDFVEMFVGVGAARVRDLFEQGKRNAPCIIFIDEIDAVGRQRGAGLGGGHDEREQTLNQLLVEMDGFDTQEGVIIMAATNRPDILDSALLRPGRFDRQIVVDRPDVLGREGILKVHTRKIPLGKDVDLKILARATPGFSGADLANMVNEAALLAARRNKTVVEMQDFEDAKDKVLMGVERRSLLISEQEKKWIAYHEAGHTLVSKLIPGTDPIHKVTIIPRGQALGVTQQLPLDDRKIYSKTYCLNQLTVMLGGRAAEELEFGDISTGSRD; encoded by the coding sequence ATGGCAAGACAACCACTACGTAATCCAGTAATCAGCAACCTCATAATCTGGCTTCTAATATTTTTAAGTGTTTGGGCAATTTGGAATTTCTTTGGTAGCCGAAAGACCGGAAGAATATCAATTGAATACTCGCTATTCATTAAAGAACTAAACAATGGTAATGTCAAATCCGTTATTATAACCGAAAAAGAGATAACCGGCACCCTTAAACAAGAATCCGAAATTCCTAATCCTCGAGGCAAAACTAAGTATAAAGAGTTTAAAACCTATATTCCGTTTGATGACCCTAATTTAGTCACAAAATTAATTGAACATAATGTTAGTATCATTGCTAAACCACCATCTCCCTGGGGTTCAATAATTGTTTCTGCGATTCCTTGGATATTGATATTAGGACTTTGGATACTGTTTATTCGGCGAATGTCTTCAGGAACTGACCGCGCATTCAGTTTTGGTAAAAGTCGCGCGCGCTTATTCACTACCGACCGTCCAAAAATAACCTTTGACGATGTGGCAGGTGTGGAAGAAGCCAAAGAAGAGTTAAAAGAAGTTATTGAGTTTTTAAAAGCGCCACAGAAATTTCAAAAATTAGGCGGAAAAATTCCCAAAGGTGTTTTATTAGTTGGACCTACTGGCACTGGCAAAACTCTTTTAGCCCGAGCAGTAGCAGGTGAGGCTGGCGTGCCGTTTCTATCGATATCTGGTTCTGACTTTGTTGAAATGTTTGTTGGCGTCGGTGCAGCACGTGTGCGCGACCTGTTCGAACAAGGAAAACGTAATGCTCCGTGTATCATTTTTATCGATGAGATTGACGCTGTAGGTAGACAAAGAGGTGCTGGATTAGGTGGCGGTCATGATGAACGCGAACAGACCTTGAACCAACTATTAGTTGAGATGGACGGTTTCGATACCCAAGAAGGTGTCATTATAATGGCTGCAACCAATCGTCCTGATATTTTAGATAGTGCATTGCTCAGACCGGGCCGTTTTGACCGCCAAATTGTTGTTGACCGGCCAGATGTCCTCGGCCGAGAAGGCATTTTAAAAGTGCATACCCGGAAAATTCCGCTGGGAAAAGATGTTGACTTAAAAATTTTAGCCCGCGCCACCCCTGGTTTTTCTGGTGCGGATTTAGCCAATATGGTAAATGAAGCTGCGTTACTTGCCGCCCGCAGAAATAAAACTGTGGTCGAAATGCAAGATTTTGAAGATGCTAAAGATAAAGTTCTAATGGGAGTAGAGCGCCGAAGTCTGTTAATTTCCGAGCAAGAAAAGAAATGGATTGCTTATCACGAAGCCGGCCATACCTTAGTATCAAAATTAATTCCTGGCACTGACCCAATTCACAAAGTTACAATCATACCACGGGGACAAGCATTAGGAGTAACTCAACAATTACCGCTTGATGACCGGAAAATTTATTCAAAGACATATTGTCTTAATCAGTTAACAGTTATGTTAGGCGGACGCGCGGCAGAAGAATTAGAATTCGGCGACATTTCGACCGGTTCTCGCGACG